A window of Scophthalmus maximus strain ysfricsl-2021 chromosome 10, ASM2237912v1, whole genome shotgun sequence contains these coding sequences:
- the LOC118283357 gene encoding uncharacterized protein C10orf105-like encodes MNTTESDFNFTFTSNITENITLSSLTTTNISSTVSEPPSYSSDVHDPEFTIIVVLGLSLLLAGLAAFLAVCRPSEQDGDSDAGCGPGESLTRGRSQSSEPQLKVWKRLGSYRRSYNLSFRRPPYRRPHERESTRASQSPAGQTPQAEASKEPHLTMPCLFDYVTEI; translated from the coding sequence ATGAACACCACAGAGTCAGACTTCaacttcaccttcacctccaacatcaCAGAAAACATCACTCTGTCAAGCCTGACAACCACAAACATCTCCTCCACCGTCTCAGAGCCTCCATCCTATTCATCTGATGTCCACGACCCAGAATTCACCATCATCGTGGTGCTGGGCTTATCACTGCTGCTGGCGGGGTTAGCGGCCTTCCTGGCAGTGTGCCGGCCCTCTGAACAGGATGGTGACTCTGACGCAGGCTGCGGTCCAGGGGAGAGCTTGACCCGTGGACGAAGCCAATCAAGTGAGCCCCAGCTCAAGGTGTGGAAGAGACTGGGCTCGTATCGGCGTTCGTATAACCTGTCTTTCAGACGCCCGCCATATCGCAGACCACATGAGCGGGAGAGCACACGTGCGTCGCAGTCGCCGGCAGGACAGACGCCACAGGCAGAAGCCAGCAAGGAGCCTCACCTCACTATGCCATGTCTATTCGACTATGTCACTGAAATCTGA
- the vsir gene encoding V-type immunoglobulin domain-containing suppressor of T-cell activation, producing the protein MAAGSECRSPPVRRRTLVLWLCSALCSTAAAKGEMSHVHSTLSISAPHLFFTCPEGATVKLVCAQRGAALHPTDLLKRSWLFTPHSDQHCSGREGPRHTTFGGHHHGNHSTPPELHFGFSEQNFWVILQNLTHADQGRYCCLVLDVQMINKHPTLVQKPHSHIVLHVTPRRNGSQDCTVWDPTPSGGTVPVALAIAACILALLSLPLILVLVYKQRENTHSSRRAQELVRMDSEAHGHENPVFLGGSPQIKTRTVSQIMARQSSETGRHLLSEPGTPLSPPAHGDMVFFPIEDTIPESPDFLQV; encoded by the exons CCAAAGGGGAGATGTCCCATGTCCACTCCACGTTGAGCATTTCCGCCCCCCACCTGTTCTTCACCTGTCCCGAGGGTGCAACTGTCAAACTGGTGTGTGCCCAGAGAGGGGCTGCCTTGCACCCCACTGACCTCTTGAAGAGAAGCTGGCTGTTCACGCCCCACAGTGATCAGCACTGTTCTGGAAGGGAGGGCCCACGCCATACTACCTTCGGGGGTCATCACCACGGCAACCACAGCACGCCCCCAGAGTTGCACTTTGGATTTTCAGAGCAGAATTTCTGGGTCATTCTGCAGAACTTGACCCATGCTGACCAGGGGCGCTACTGCTGTTTGGTCCTAGACGTCCAGATGATCAATAAACATCCCACTCTGGTGCAGAAACCCCACAGCCATATTGTCCTCCATGTTACACCAC GGAGAAATGGATCCCAAGATTGCACCGTCTGGGATCCCACACCATCTGGAG GCACTGTGCCAGTGGCCCTGGCCATAGCAGCTTGCATCTtggctctgctctctctgcctctcattcTGGTGCTTGTgtacaaacagagggagaacacCCATTCGAGTAGAC GTGCACAAGAGCTGGTGAGGATGGACAG tgaGGCCCACGGCCACGAGAACCCAGTGTTTCTTGGGGGATCACCACAGATTAAGACTCGCACCGTTTCTCAGATCATGGCCAGACAGTCCTCTGAGACAGGACGCCACCTGTTGTCTGAGCCAGGaacccctctttctccccctgcaCATGGGGACATGGTGTTCTTCCCAATAGAAG ACACCATCCCCGAGTCTCCAGACTTCCTGCAGGTTTAA